The Listeria swaminathanii genome segment AAGAAAGAGGCGATTATATGATTAATCAAGTAACTTTAGTAGGACGGTTAACGAAGGAACCAGAATTAAAATGGACTACAGAAGATAGAGCTGTGTTGAATTTAACCCTTGCTTTGAATCGGTTTGGCAAAAATAAACGAGTAGAAAGTGATGCTGATTTTATTCAATGTGTTATTTGGGGAAAAAGGGCAGAAGCAACAGCAGAATTTTGTAGCAAGGGACAATTAGTAGGTATTGTTGGGGAATTACAATCGCGTAATTATTTAAATAAAGAGGAGCAAAAAATCTATATTACGGAGGTTTTAGTACATCAGATTAGGTATTTATCAAGTAGAAATAAAGATGAAAGTATAGTTAATATCCTTCAAGAAGAAGAGGAATGATGTAATACTTTGTTATAAAGGGCTCTATTTTATGGCGGGTTTTCAAAAAACTGAGTGAAAAAGCGGTGAATATGAATGATTTTAGCTTGTGTTTGTAATGGAAAAAATTTCCAATTCTGGTCGATGAAGAAATTTAGTTCACTATTTTAACTATATTTAAGTTTATCTATGAATGGCTAGAACGCAACAGCAAGCTAGGATAGGGAGAATTCCCTCTAAAACAGAACCAAGATAAATAAAAATCAGACAATAAAGGCAATTTACAAATATTGCAGGAAAACCGATACTAATAGAAGCTGTGTCATACATGCTTAATTTTTTAGTAACCAAGCTGCTAATTTCATATGGTACGATTATCCTCGAAAGTTATCAAGGAGGGAAAATAAGTACATGAAAAAAACAGTAGTAGCCATTGCGGCTGGTTTAATTATTGCAGGATCTGGTTCAACTCAAGCTTTTGCGGCTGAGTATAAAGTGCAAGATGGTGATTCACTTTGGAAAATATCAAATGAAAATAATGTTTCTATAAAACAATTGAAAGAAGACAACAATTTGAGTTCTAATTTGATTTTTCCAAATCAAACACTACAAGTAAATAGTGGAAAAGAAAAATCCACTGCGCCTACAAGTAATTCTAAATACACGGTAGTCTCTGGAGATACTCTTAGTCATATCGCTTTAGATTATGGGGTAACAGTTAACCAACTAAAATCATGGAATAATCTTTCTTCTGATTTAATTTTAGTCGGCCAAAAATTATCTGTTGGTAGTAACGCAGTAGCTAGCGAAAATAATTCAACAGCAGATAATTCGAATAATAAAGTTACAGAACAACCAAAAGAAGAAAAAGCAGCACCAACAACTCAAAAATCAACTTCATCTAACGAAGCATCGTCCAATAGCTCTTCTAACTCTTCATCAGCGCAAGGAAATGTTTCGAAAGAGATAACAGTAACTGCAACTGCATATAGCAAAGCAGAGCCTGGTTTGAGCCATATGACAGCAACTGGGATTGATTTGAATGACAATCCACGTGTTATTGCAGTCGATCCATCTGTAATTCCTTTAGGATCAAAAGTTTATGTTGAAGGATACGGACAAGCGATTGCAGCTGATACTGGTGGTGCGATTAAAGGAAATAAAATTGATGTACATTTAAACTCAGTGCAAGAAGTTAACAACTGGGGTGTAAAACAAGTTAAAGTACAAATTTTAGATTAATTTGATCCCTGTATAAAAAAAGACTGTAAGTGGCATAATGCTATTTACAGTCTTTTTTGTAGATTAAAAATAGGAAGCGCCCTTATTTTATGATAAACTTATACATAATAAAGTTTTTTAGGAGATACATATGAAAAAGCAGGAAATTTCAATTTTAAATATACCTTTTTATAATACAACGCAAGCAGGATTTGTGGAGGAGTTGTATAAAGCTGCGCAAAATGAGGAGCGGCGATTTGTGGTTACAGCTAATCCGGAAATTGTTATGCATGCTCGGACAGATAAAGAATTTGAAGCGATTTTGCGACAGGCTGATTATATTGTACCCGATGGTATTGGGATTATAATGGCTTCTGAAAAGCTTGGCGATCCTCTAAAAGAACGCGTGACTGGTTATGATACGATGGTCGGTTTATTGAAAAAGCCTCTGCGGTGTTATTTTTTAGGGGCAAAACCTGAAGTGAGCCGAGCGGTTGAAGCGAACGTACGAGAAAAGTATCCAGAAGCAGTTGTTTGTGGCGTTCATCACGGTTATTTTGATGCACTAGAAAGTGAAGAAATCGCTAAGGAAATACTTGCGGCACAACCAGATGTTATTTTTGTTGCATTAGGTTCTCCTGCTCAAGAAAAATGGATTTTGTCACAGTTGAGCAATTTTACTAAAGGAATTTTTATTGGTGTAGGAGGAAGCTTTGATGTTTTAACGGATAATGTGAAGCGCGCACCGAAAATTTGGATAAAATTGAGATTAGAATGGGTATACCGATTGCTTTCTAATCCTTCTAGATGGAGACGTTTTTTCGCAATACCTCAATTTATGCTTGTTATTCGCAAAGAGCGCAAGCGTTTGAAAAAGGGTGAGTAAATGTATTTTCGAAAGGCAAGGCTAATTCATGCAGAACTGCCGCTCGTTGCCCCGTTTAAAACTAGTTATGGCGAACTAAAAAGTAAGGATTTTTATATTGTTGAGTTAGTGAGCGAGGATGGGATTTGCGGATACGGGGAGTTGGAAGCTTTTCCGATACCTGATTATACGGAAGAGACGTTAGATACTGCTATTTTGATTGTTAAACAGCATTTGCTTCCGCTACTCGCACAAAAAGAAATTCATACCCCGGAAGAAGTCAATCAGTTGTTTGGGTGGATTCAAGGCAATGAAATGGCAAAAGCGGCTGTGGAACTGGCTGTTTGGGATGCTTTTGCAAAGCGTGAGAAGCGTTCGTTGGCCAAAATGATTGGAGCAACAAAGGATTCGATCGCTGTTGGTGTTAGCGTTGGTTTACAACAAGATGTCGAGGCGTTGGTTCAATTAATTGGTCGTTATGTGGATGAAGGCTATGAAAGAGTGAAATTAAAAATCGCACCACATAAAGATATTCAATTTATAGAGGCTGTGCGCAAAAAATTTCCAAATCTAAGCTTGATGGCAGATGCGAATTCAGCGTATAATAGAGAAGATTTCTCCTTGCTAAAGGAATTAGATCAATATAATTTAGAAATGATTGAGCAGCCATTTGGAACAAAAGATTTCGTGGATCACGCTTGGTTACAAGCAAAATTAAAGACGCGAATTTGTTTGGATGAAAATATTCGGTCGCTAGATGATGTGAAACAAGCTCATATGTTAGGTAGCTGCCAGGCGGTTAATTTAAAATTAGCACGTGTTGGAGGTATGTCCGAGGCGCTCAAGATAGTGAAGTATTGTAAGGATAATGATTTGCTTGTCTGGTGTGGTGGCATGCTCGAAGCTGGGATTGGTAGAGCACATAATATTGCCTTAGCCGCTCGGGATGAATTCACTTTTCCGGGAGATATTTCTGCATCAAATCGTTATTTCAATGAAGATATTGTTTCACCAGCATTTGCGTTGATTCAAGGAAAACTTAATGTGCCGGTCAATCCAGGTATTGGAGTGACTTTAAATTTAAACGTTTTACAAAAATACACTAAGTCAACAGAAGAAATTTTGCTAGATAAAGGATGGAGCTGAAAAAACATTGCTAATATGGAGTATATTGATTAGCTTTGCTGTTGGTATCATTATGGTACCGATAATTAGGAAATTTGCCTTCCGAATTAATGCGGTTGATACACCGCGGGAAAGGCATAAACATACGAAAACAACAGCCACTTTAGGTGGATTAGCTATTTTTATAAGTTTTTCAGTAGGGATGCTTTTGGCGCCAATTGATAAGTCTGGTTTTATGCCAATTTATTTTGGTGCTTTAATTATTATCACTACAGGTTTTATTGATGACATTTTTGATTTGTCGCCAAAATGGAAAATGGTCGGACAGATTTTAGCTGCTCTATGCGTGACTGTTTGGGGAGATATTACCATTAATTTTATTAACGTTCCTTTTTATGGGCAAGTAGATTTTGGCTATTTTGCGATCCCGTTATCGATTATTTGGATTGTGGCAATTGTAAATGCATTAAACTTAATTGATGGATTAGATGGTCTCGCGGGTGGTATTTCTATTATCGCTTTAATGACGATTGCTGGCATGGCTTTGCTTTTAAAAGATGCTTTTGTTGCTCCGGTTGCGCTTATTCTGGCGGCAGCAGTTGCGGCATTCTTAATCTATAATTTCCCTCCAGCCAGTATTTTTATGGGGGATACGGGAGCGCTGTTTCTCGGTTATATGATTGCTGTTTTATCTTTAATGGGCTTTAAAAATGTCACTTTTATTTCGTTGTTAGTGCCACTTATTATTCTTGGAGTGCCTTTATCAGATACTTTTTTTGCGATTGTAAGGAGATTAAAAGAGCGAATGCCGATTTCTTCAGCAGATAGGTCGCATATTCACCATAGGCTAATGGCGCTTGGGTTTACAGAGAAACAAACTGTGCTATTAATTTATTGCATGGCACTACTATTTTCGATGACAGGATTTGTCTTTTCGTTCTCTACAGCTTGGGGAGCGATGCTATTACTTTTATTATTAATCTTTAGTATAGAAATTATTGTTGAATTTATTGGGCTAATTGGCGAAGATTATCGGCCAATCCTTAACTTACTACAAAAAATACATCGAAAACGGAAATAAAAAAACCAACAACTAATTATTAGTTGTTGGTTTTTGTTTTAGTTAGAACTACTTGTTTTGCTAGAACTTTCATCGGCATATGGTGTTGCGCCAGGGAATGGTTGTTTAATTCCAAGTTCATCAGCAAATTCATTGGAGATACTTTGGACAGAGCTTTCATTAAGTTTGTAATAATAAATGCCGTCCATTGGGTTGCTGTCCCCTTTTAAGTTGAGGGATTTAATGTCGATTGTGTTAGTCATTCCAAATTTTGCGATAGAGAGCATTTGATTGAAAGTTAAGTTGGTTTTCATGTTATCGCCAACAACTTCAATGATATCGGAATATTTACTTACAGAAGAAACAGATGTTGCTTCACTTACGATAGATTTAATGATTAATTGTTGACGTTTACCACGTTCGATATCGCTATCGATATGTCTAGTACGTGCTAGTGCTAAGGCTTGTTCTGCATTAAGGTGTTGTTGGCCTTTTTTCAGTGTGATTGCATTAGCGTTGTCTTTAGAATCTTGTTCAGTGAAGTTAACTGGAACATCTACATCGATACCATCTAGAGCATCGATAATTTTAAGGAATGCATCAAAGTCGAAACGAACATAATAATCGATTGGAATTTTGAATTCTTCTTCTACAGTTTTCATAGTAAGTTCTGGGCCGCCGTAAGCATGTGCTGCATTGATTTTAGTGTACTTATCAATATCTTTAGCGGAATCTTCAATATGAACATAGGAATCACGAGGGATACTTGTCATTTCTACACGCGCATCTTTAACATTAAATGTTGCTAAGATTAGTGAGTCGCTTCGGGGATTCCCGTTGGCAGCTCGTGTCGTGCTTGTATCAACGCCGATAATTAAAATAGAAAAACTATCTTTTATAGGTTCAACGTCATTTGTTCGAAGGGTGGAAGCTTTTCCGTTCCTTACGTTATCATAAGAGTTATCTGCTGCGAGTTTCGTCTTGCTAAAAAGGTAAGTGCCATATCCGACACCTGCAAGTACTAAACACATCACAGGAATTAGGATCCAGAATAAAATTTTTCTTCTACGTTTGTATTTCTTGCTGCTTCTTCGGCTATCATCAGTGCCTTTACTCATATATTAATTCTCCTTATAGTCACTTTTCTAAGTTTTATTGTATCATTTGTTGAACTAAAGAATGTTACGTCCGATTTACGGTTTCTTTAATTTTTAAACTTTGATGTTATTATACAGAAATTATTTGAAAAAAAATACAAAAAAGATGATATCTTTCAAAAATGTAATATTTGTACTATTTCAGTAGCATTTGATAATTACTGATTTCACAAATTTTACCAGAATGTAGATCTAATTCTTGCCCAGTTGTACTTAGCTCAAAACCAAGCTTTCTCAGTAGTTTTATAGAAGCAACATTTTCAGGAAGAACTTTTGCGGTAACCATTTTATATGGAAGATGTGGTTTTATTGTAATCAAAAAATGTGTCAAAATTTCAAACATAAAACCTTGGCGCCAATGACTTTTTGCGAGTTCGTATCCAATTTCGACTGTTTGGTTCTTTTTATTAATATCGTTAATTCCAAGGGAACCGATGGCATGAAAAGGGTCATTAGTGCTGAAAATAGTATATCTGCAAGCATTCGGCTCGTTTTCAATTGCTTGAATCATTTCCTCCGCTTGAAGGATGGTCGAGAACTTTTCGATGTTCATAAACTGAGCTACCTCATTGTCAGACCAAATATCAAACAAGGTAGTAGCATCTGCAAGTGATGTTTTTCTTAAAGTAGTTCGCTCTGTAGAAATAGTAGCTGGTAATTGGAAGAATATGTTTGTGGACATGCTAAGTGACATCCTTTTCTCTATATTTTTGTGGTCCTTCTTTATATTCAAGTTGGCCATTTGAAAGCTCGGTAATCCAGTGGGAAAAATCTTGCAGTTCATCGTTATCAACAAAGATATGAAGCACTACTTTTTCAGTGAATTCTTTATGGTCGATTTGATAAGCTTTTTGTTCAAGTGCATTTTCGATTTTCCCGAGCAATGGATAGGCGAAAGAGCATTCGACAATAGTGGCTAGTTTACATTCGACAATACCAATCGCTTGAATGGCTTCACTAACCGCACTACCATATGCGCGAACGAGTCCACCTGCACCTAGTTTAGTTCCGCCAAAATAACGAGTAACTACGACGGCAACATTTTTTAAGGATTTCTTTTTTAAAACTTCTAACATGGGAACGCCAGCTGTTCCGCTAGGTTCTCCGTCATCATGTGCTTTTTGAAATTGGTCATTTTCTCCTATTATATAGGCAGAACAATTATGGGTAGCATCGCGGTGCTCTTTTTTTATTGCTTGAATAAATGTTTGTGCTTCAATTTCTGTTGTAACTCGCTTAATATGGCAAATAAAGCGAGATTTTTCAATAATTATTTCGTGTTTTCCATCGCTATGAATGGTTAAATAATGATCCAACATAAGGAACCTCCATAAGTTGATGCATTCAGTCTGCTTTTATTTTATCCGAAAGCAAAGCGATTGTATAGATATTTTTCTAAGTGCGGTGGGTGAAGTGACGGCAAATTCGTGTTATAATAAAAACTACTATTACTTTAGACTGGTTTTCAATTGTATTTTATAGGCATATAGGAGTAATTTTCTGAGACTATGCAGTATAATCAAGGTAAGGTTTGTATTGAAAATAGGTAAGTTTGAGTAAATAGTACTTAAAAGAGAAATGTTTATTTGCCAATTTGATGGCAGGGACTATAAGGTTAAGCGGTTTTGCTACTTAAAAAAGGATGATGTTTTCGATTGCAAGAGGCTTGGTGAAATTAGATAAGTGAAGGAGGAGTAGTCATTATGGCACTCAAAATCATGATTGTAGATGATCATCAGTTGTTTCGCGAAGGTATCAAGCGAATTTTAGAGTTGGAAGATTCTTTTGAGGTCGTAGCGGAAGCTGAAAATGGTAAGAATATCGTAGCAAAAGTTCGCGAATATAAACCAGATATTGTTTTAATGGATATTAATATGCCAACTGTAAATGGGCTTGACGCAACAGAAATGCTAGTACGTCAATTTCCAAGTATTAAAGTAATCGTTTTGACTATTCATGATACAGATGAATACGTAACAGAAGCACTTAGAGCTGGAGCAGTAGGTTATTTATTAAAAGAAATGGATGCGCATGAACTTGTAGAAGCAGTTAAAATTGTAGATAATGGAGGCGCGTATATTCATCCACGTGTAGCGATTAAATTAATTCGCGAATACCGCCATTTAGCAAGCACGAACACTTCACAAGGCGTATACGGCTATCAACAACCAGAAGTCAAAATGCCACTGCACATCTTAACGCATAGAGAGTGTGAGGTATTGCAACTTCTTACCGATGGAAAAAGTAACCGCGGAATTGGGGAAACACTTTTCATTAGTGAAAAAACAGTGAAAAACCACGTAAGTAGTATTTTACAAAAAATGAAAGTGAATGATAGGACTCAAGCGGTGGTAACGGCAATTAAGCACGGCTGGGTATACATTCGCTAAAGAAATCTCAGGGGGACTATATGAACGAAAAAATAGCAGTGGTTACTGACAGCACAACTTATTTGCCAGATGAAGTGAAAGAGCAGCTACGAATTCATGTCGTGCCACTTTCTGTAATAATTGATGGGAAATCCTATCGTGAAGGTGAGGAGTTATCTGCGGCCGATTTTTACCAAAAAGTAAAGGAAGCTGAGAGTTTTCCAACATCTTCTCAACCTGCCCCAGGAGAATTCATTCAATTATTTGAATCGCTGAAGGAACAAGGTTTTGATACAGTAATCAGCATTCATTTATCAAGTGGTATTAGTGGTACTTTCCAAAATGCGGCTTCAGCGGGAGCGTTAATTGAGGGACTAAATGTAGTCGCTTATGATTCAGAGCTTTCTTGTATGGCGCAAGGAATGTTCGCGGTAAAAGCCGCTGAAATGGCTTTAGAGAACGAACCACTAGATAATATTATCCAAGAATTAGATAAAATAAAACAAGCGCAAAATGCTTATTTCATGGTAGATGATTTAAATAATTTGCAACGCGGTGGACGTTTGAACGGAGCACAAGCCTTAGTTGGTAGTTTGCTTCAAATCAAACCGATTCTTCATTTCAATGATAAACAAATCGTCTTATTTGAAAAAGTGAGAACGCAAAAGAAAGCATTAAAACGAATTGAAGATATTCTTCAAACGGCTATTCAAAACAAAACGGCAGAAAAAGCTTACGTCATTCACGGAAATGATCCAGAAAAAGGCGAAGCGTGGCTTGCACATTTAGAAGCGAAATTTCCAGAAGTAATATTCGAATTAAGCTACTTTGGTCCAGTTATCGGAACCCACTTAGGGGAAGGTGCACTTGGATTAACTTGGTCGATAAAATAAAGAATCTCCGGCTTTTTAGCTGGAGATTTTTTTCGTATAGAGCAAAATCGTTTTTTCACCAATTTAAGGTAGCAGAAACGCTGATTTTTCTCTAGGCGAAATCTATGTTTTACAAGTGTGAACATGCCTGAAAACACGAATTTCACTTCTGCAAGAAAAAGATAAATCGTGTATAACTAAAGGGAGGTGAAAGTAGATGGACATCTTCCCGGGAAGGCTATACCAAGCGCGTGAAATAGAGACCACAGAAGGACTAACAGAAATAGCGGCAATTTCAAAAAATAAATGCTTTCGCTGTGGCAATACAAACGTAAAATTATTTGGCAAAATGTCCTGCGCATTCTGCGAGAAAGATGCATGTATCTATTGTCGAAATTGCATTGTGATGGGCCGAGTAAATAGCTGCCAAAAATTATACTATCAACAAACGAAACGATTACCAAAAATCAAAGAACCTCTATTAAGATGGAGCGGGATTTTGTCACAAGGACAACGAAAAGCATCCGATGCGGTGGTTTCCAGTTTAATAGAAAAGAAGGATATGCTCTTATGGGCAGTCGCTGGATCTGGAAAAACAGAGATGATGTTTGAGGGGATGGACTGGGCTTTGCGACAAGGTTTTAGAATTTGCATTGCTTCTCCTAGAGTGGATGTTTGCTTAGAACTTCATCCGCGCTTACAAGAGGTTTTTCCGAAGAACCAAATAGTTTGTCTATATGGAGACTCCGACGATAAATACCAAGGCGAGCAGTTTGTAATAGCGACAACACATCAACTAATTCGTTTTTATGAAACGTTTCAAGTGATTTTTATCGATGAAGTGGATGCGTTCCCTTATGCCAAAGACCCTTTTTTAGAATATGCCGTAGGGAAAGCGCGAACTAAAGAAGGTTCTACGATAATAATTACTGCCACACCAGAAAAACAGTGGCAAGAAGAATGCGCAGAAGGAAAACGCAATTTCGTGAAAATCCCCGGACGCTATCATAGAAAGAAATTACCTGTCCCAAGAACTTGTTGGATTGGTCCATGGAAAAAGAATTTAGCGAAAGGAAAAATAACACCAAAACTAATTAAGTGGATTAAAAATGTGGAAATGAGAGACCAGCCAGCATTGATTTTCTTTCCAGAAATTGACGCGATGAACAAATTTGCAGATGCACTTGAAAATAATGGCTTCAGTAGACCGGTGACAGTGCATTCAGCTGATGAGTTGCGTAAAGAGAAGGTAGAGTGGTTGCGCGAAGGGAAGATTAGGCTGTTACTCACAACAACTATTTTAGAGCGAGGAGTTACTTTTACCGATGTGCAAGTAGC includes the following:
- a CDS encoding single-stranded DNA-binding protein; translated protein: MINQVTLVGRLTKEPELKWTTEDRAVLNLTLALNRFGKNKRVESDADFIQCVIWGKRAEATAEFCSKGQLVGIVGELQSRNYLNKEEQKIYITEVLVHQIRYLSSRNKDESIVNILQEEEE
- a CDS encoding DegV family protein — protein: MNEKIAVVTDSTTYLPDEVKEQLRIHVVPLSVIIDGKSYREGEELSAADFYQKVKEAESFPTSSQPAPGEFIQLFESLKEQGFDTVISIHLSSGISGTFQNAASAGALIEGLNVVAYDSELSCMAQGMFAVKAAEMALENEPLDNIIQELDKIKQAQNAYFMVDDLNNLQRGGRLNGAQALVGSLLQIKPILHFNDKQIVLFEKVRTQKKALKRIEDILQTAIQNKTAEKAYVIHGNDPEKGEAWLAHLEAKFPEVIFELSYFGPVIGTHLGEGALGLTWSIK
- a CDS encoding LCP family protein, with translation MSKGTDDSRRSSKKYKRRRKILFWILIPVMCLVLAGVGYGTYLFSKTKLAADNSYDNVRNGKASTLRTNDVEPIKDSFSILIIGVDTSTTRAANGNPRSDSLILATFNVKDARVEMTSIPRDSYVHIEDSAKDIDKYTKINAAHAYGGPELTMKTVEEEFKIPIDYYVRFDFDAFLKIIDALDGIDVDVPVNFTEQDSKDNANAITLKKGQQHLNAEQALALARTRHIDSDIERGKRQQLIIKSIVSEATSVSSVSKYSDIIEVVGDNMKTNLTFNQMLSIAKFGMTNTIDIKSLNLKGDSNPMDGIYYYKLNESSVQSISNEFADELGIKQPFPGATPYADESSSKTSSSN
- a CDS encoding GNAT family N-acetyltransferase; protein product: MSTNIFFQLPATISTERTTLRKTSLADATTLFDIWSDNEVAQFMNIEKFSTILQAEEMIQAIENEPNACRYTIFSTNDPFHAIGSLGINDINKKNQTVEIGYELAKSHWRQGFMFEILTHFLITIKPHLPYKMVTAKVLPENVASIKLLRKLGFELSTTGQELDLHSGKICEISNYQMLLK
- a CDS encoding 3D domain-containing protein encodes the protein MKKTVVAIAAGLIIAGSGSTQAFAAEYKVQDGDSLWKISNENNVSIKQLKEDNNLSSNLIFPNQTLQVNSGKEKSTAPTSNSKYTVVSGDTLSHIALDYGVTVNQLKSWNNLSSDLILVGQKLSVGSNAVASENNSTADNSNNKVTEQPKEEKAAPTTQKSTSSNEASSNSSSNSSSAQGNVSKEITVTATAYSKAEPGLSHMTATGIDLNDNPRVIAVDPSVIPLGSKVYVEGYGQAIAADTGGAIKGNKIDVHLNSVQEVNNWGVKQVKVQILD
- the menC gene encoding o-succinylbenzoate synthase, with product MYFRKARLIHAELPLVAPFKTSYGELKSKDFYIVELVSEDGICGYGELEAFPIPDYTEETLDTAILIVKQHLLPLLAQKEIHTPEEVNQLFGWIQGNEMAKAAVELAVWDAFAKREKRSLAKMIGATKDSIAVGVSVGLQQDVEALVQLIGRYVDEGYERVKLKIAPHKDIQFIEAVRKKFPNLSLMADANSAYNREDFSLLKELDQYNLEMIEQPFGTKDFVDHAWLQAKLKTRICLDENIRSLDDVKQAHMLGSCQAVNLKLARVGGMSEALKIVKYCKDNDLLVWCGGMLEAGIGRAHNIALAARDEFTFPGDISASNRYFNEDIVSPAFALIQGKLNVPVNPGIGVTLNLNVLQKYTKSTEEILLDKGWS
- a CDS encoding WecB/TagA/CpsF family glycosyltransferase, with product MKKQEISILNIPFYNTTQAGFVEELYKAAQNEERRFVVTANPEIVMHARTDKEFEAILRQADYIVPDGIGIIMASEKLGDPLKERVTGYDTMVGLLKKPLRCYFLGAKPEVSRAVEANVREKYPEAVVCGVHHGYFDALESEEIAKEILAAQPDVIFVALGSPAQEKWILSQLSNFTKGIFIGVGGSFDVLTDNVKRAPKIWIKLRLEWVYRLLSNPSRWRRFFAIPQFMLVIRKERKRLKKGE
- a CDS encoding DEAD/DEAH box helicase — its product is MDIFPGRLYQAREIETTEGLTEIAAISKNKCFRCGNTNVKLFGKMSCAFCEKDACIYCRNCIVMGRVNSCQKLYYQQTKRLPKIKEPLLRWSGILSQGQRKASDAVVSSLIEKKDMLLWAVAGSGKTEMMFEGMDWALRQGFRICIASPRVDVCLELHPRLQEVFPKNQIVCLYGDSDDKYQGEQFVIATTHQLIRFYETFQVIFIDEVDAFPYAKDPFLEYAVGKARTKEGSTIIITATPEKQWQEECAEGKRNFVKIPGRYHRKKLPVPRTCWIGPWKKNLAKGKITPKLIKWIKNVEMRDQPALIFFPEIDAMNKFADALENNGFSRPVTVHSADELRKEKVEWLREGKIRLLLTTTILERGVTFTDVQVAVFGSEGRIFTEAALVQISGRAGRKLSHPTGDVCFFHYGKTAEMKRAITHIQKMNQQGVVEGMLDD
- a CDS encoding glycosyltransferase family 4 protein, with product MLIWSILISFAVGIIMVPIIRKFAFRINAVDTPRERHKHTKTTATLGGLAIFISFSVGMLLAPIDKSGFMPIYFGALIIITTGFIDDIFDLSPKWKMVGQILAALCVTVWGDITINFINVPFYGQVDFGYFAIPLSIIWIVAIVNALNLIDGLDGLAGGISIIALMTIAGMALLLKDAFVAPVALILAAAVAAFLIYNFPPASIFMGDTGALFLGYMIAVLSLMGFKNVTFISLLVPLIILGVPLSDTFFAIVRRLKERMPISSADRSHIHHRLMALGFTEKQTVLLIYCMALLFSMTGFVFSFSTAWGAMLLLLLLIFSIEIIVEFIGLIGEDYRPILNLLQKIHRKRK
- a CDS encoding YigZ family protein, which translates into the protein MLDHYLTIHSDGKHEIIIEKSRFICHIKRVTTEIEAQTFIQAIKKEHRDATHNCSAYIIGENDQFQKAHDDGEPSGTAGVPMLEVLKKKSLKNVAVVVTRYFGGTKLGAGGLVRAYGSAVSEAIQAIGIVECKLATIVECSFAYPLLGKIENALEQKAYQIDHKEFTEKVVLHIFVDNDELQDFSHWITELSNGQLEYKEGPQKYREKDVT
- the degU gene encoding two-component system response regulator DegU → MALKIMIVDDHQLFREGIKRILELEDSFEVVAEAENGKNIVAKVREYKPDIVLMDINMPTVNGLDATEMLVRQFPSIKVIVLTIHDTDEYVTEALRAGAVGYLLKEMDAHELVEAVKIVDNGGAYIHPRVAIKLIREYRHLASTNTSQGVYGYQQPEVKMPLHILTHRECEVLQLLTDGKSNRGIGETLFISEKTVKNHVSSILQKMKVNDRTQAVVTAIKHGWVYIR